A window of Nicotiana tabacum cultivar K326 chromosome 24, ASM71507v2, whole genome shotgun sequence contains these coding sequences:
- the LOC142178316 gene encoding serine/threonine-protein kinase CTR1-like, translating into MGWIGLLQVAIMKRLRHPNIVLFMGVVIQPPNLSIVTEYLSRGSLYRLLHRPGARELLDERRRLCMAYDVANGMNYLHKRNPPIVHRDLKSPNLLVDKKYTVKVCDFGLSRFKANTFLSSKTAAGTVSS; encoded by the exons GTTGCAATAATGAAGCGGTTGCGACATCCAAATATTGTACTTTTTATGGGTGTTGTCATTCAGCCACCAAATTTGTCCATAGTTACTGAATATTTATCGAG AGGTAGCTTATATAGACTTCTTCATAGACCTGGTGCGAGAGAGTTGTTAGATGAAAGACGTCGGCTGTGTATGGCTTACGATGTG GCAAATGGGATGAATTATCTTCACAAACGCAATCCTCCCATTGTTCACCGAGATTTAAAATCTCCAAATCTGCTAGTGGACAAAAAATATACAGTGAAG GTCTGTGATTTTGGTCTTTCTCGTTTCAAAGCTAATACATTTCTTTCATCAAAGACTGCTGCCGGAACTGTAAGTTCCTGA
- the LOC142178462 gene encoding ribosome production factor 2 homolog, giving the protein MMRSKTPWKIKTPQKGRIRRELEKRAPKLVETGKKTLILHGTKTSQVLNEVMTEIYHLKRDNSVKYTRKNENVRPFESGGEASLEFFSLKTDCSLFVYGSHSKKRPNNLVIGRTYDHHIYDLVEVGVEEFKSMKSFKYDKSLAPKIGSKPFFTFIGEGFDSVEELKHLKEVLLDLFHGEVVTNLNLAGLDRVYVCAAVSPKKVFLTHCALRLKKSGTVVPRIELVEVGPSMDLVVRRHRLPDDSLKKEAMKTALDKAKKKEKNVVKDAIQGKYGKIYIPDQKVGSVALPHKAKGVKRERREAKMKNVADQPEEKKQKLDSE; this is encoded by the exons ATGATGAGAAGTAAAACCCCATGGAAAATTAAAACCCCACAGAAAGGAAGAATCAGAAGGGAGCTTGAAAAACGTGCTCCTAAACTG GTTGAAACTGGGAAAAAGACATTGATATTACATGGTACAAAAACAAGCCAAGTGTTGAATGAGGTGATGACTGAAATTTATCATTTGAAGAGGGATAATTCTGTTAAATATACCCGGAAGAATGAGAATGTTAGACCATTCGAGAGCGGGGGCGAGGCTTCTTTGGAGTTTTTCTCTCTTAAGACAGATTGCAGCCTTTTTGTG TATGGTTCTCACTCCAAGAAGCGCCCTAACAATCTTGTTATTGGGCGAACCTATGATCACCATATTTACGATCTTGTAGAGGTAGGGGTGGAAGAGTTCAAAAGCATGAAGTCGTTCAAATATGATAAGAGTTTGGCTCCTAAAATTGGGTCAAAGCCCTTTTTTACCTTTATTGGAGAAGGATTTGATAGTGTTGAAGAGTTGAAGCATTTAAAAGAAGTTTTGCTTGATCTATTCCATGGCGAG GTAGTGACCAACTTGAACCTTGCTGGGTTAGATCGTGTATATGTATGTGCAGCTGTGTCGCCAAAAAAGGTTTTCTTGACACATTGTGCACTACGGCTTAAAAAATCTGGCACAGTAGTTCCAAGAATAGAATTAGTGGAGGTTGGCCCGTCCATGGACTTAGTAGTTCGGCGACATCGTCTCCCTGACGACAGTTTGAAGAAAGAAGCTATGAAAACTGCTCTTGATAAAGCAAAGAAGAAG GAGAAAAATGTTGTCAAAGATGCCATTCAAGGAAAATACGGGAAGATTTACATTCCTGATCAGAAG GTTGGAAGTGTTGCACTGCCTCACAAAGCAAAAGGAGTTAAAAGGGAGCGAAGAGAAGCTAAGATGAAGAATGTGGCAGACCAGCCTGAAGAAAAGAAACAGAAGCTGGATTCTGAGTGA